Part of the Bacillus cabrialesii genome is shown below.
ATCAAAAATCGGTACGCCTAATATAATAATTGGGATAACGATACTGAACAATGTTACGCTTTTATACAGGCCTAGTAATGAAAGAATCGAAATACAATACCCTAAAAAAAGTGATCCTGTATCACCCATAAAGATTTTTGCCGGGTGAAAGTTGTAAAACAAAAATCCAAGCGTACTGGCGATGACAACCAATGAAAGTGACAGAATGAGCACTTTTCCACCGGATAGCGCCATAACTGCGATCGTAGACAGGCCGATAACCGAAAGACCGGCGGCAAGGCCATCCAATCCGTCAATCAGGTTAATCGCGTTTGTGATTCCGACAATCCATAATACTGTCAGCGGATAAGCCATCCATCCTAGCTCAAATCGTTCTGCTAAAAAAGGCACTGAGAAAAAGTCCATTTTTAAGCCGGTGCTTACAATCATGATGGCTACACCTAATTGAACCAAAAACTTAACTTTCGCACTTAATTGAAATTTATCGTCAAGAATACCTAACACAATAATGATAAATGCTCCGGCTGTAATGGCCGTCATTCTTGTTTCTGTGTATATGCCGGATGCAAGCACGCCTGCTACCACACCGATAAATATGGCCAACCCGCCCATCCGGGGCATGATTTTGTCATGTACTTTTCGATTGCTGGGCTGGTCAACTGCACCTATTTTAATCGCAATCCTTTTTACGATTGGGGTTATGATTAAAACTGTCAGCAGCGAGACAATAAACGCAACAACAATGCGAATCATGCGTTCGTCAAGCATAAAGAAGTCTCCTTTGGAATTAAATGAAGTCTTTATTTATATAGAGAACCGTTCCTTCCATTATACCTTCTCCTTAGTTATTATAACAAGCTTCATCAAAAAGAAACACGTATAATCAAAAAACGCGCATCCCAATTTATAGGACTACGCATGTTTTTGAATCCCTGTATATTTCATAATTTGTTTAAATAAGCAATTCCAATCCTGTGCACGGGCGATGTTTCGGCGCATTTCTTTATACGTTTCATCCCCGTTATGGCCTCGCACTTTTTCGCATGCGGCTATAAAATCAAGCGGGTGATCGCCTTCTACATATTCGTATACATACGGCTTTTGCATTTTTGAGGTTGACGGAAGATTCGAGCCGACGACAGGCTTTCCCGCCGCTAAAAATTCAAATAATTTCAGCGGAAACACAGCTTGGTTATACGATGATTGTTTATACGGCATGATGCCGATATCGATCAGCTCCATATAATGCGGAACTTCTTTTGGATCTGCCGGACCGGTCCATATGACATTAGGAAGCTTCAGCAGCTCTTGAAATGAAACGTCTCCGTTTGTGGCATCCGGGCCGACCCATAAAAAGGTCCAATCAGGCTTTTGCAGGGCGGCTTCTTCAATCATTTTAAAATCGAGTTTCGGTTTAATCCCGCCGATAAAGCCTAATACTGTTCCTTCTCTTCCTTGCAATATGCTGCGATCAGGAACCGCTTTATTGGCAGAAAACAGCTCATATTCAACACCGTTTTCTACAGTATGCACCTTTTCACGCCTCGCACTCAGTTTTTTGTCTACTTCTTTGTGAAGATAATCCGATGAACAGGTAATGGAATCTGCACGATGTATAATTCTCAGCTCCGCCGATTTAATGACTTTTCTCCGGAATTCAGACAGCAGATTTGAACGGCCGCTGATCGGCGCCGCCCATAAATCACTGCAATCATAAATGACCTGATCCCAGGGATACAGTGATGACAGCAGCGGAAATCCGGGGAACGTATACCATAAACAACAGCGTTCACCGTTTGCAGAAGCAGATGCCAGCTCATCAAGCAAAGGTGAGAGCTTGTGCCTGTAAAAGACATCTGTATACCGTCCGAAACGAAACATTTTTTTCTGCAGCAAGTCTTTGACAGCGAATTGCCTGATGCCTGAATAAACGTCCTGAAATTCATTTCCTTGAGTACGCGGAGCCGGACACACCCAAATGACTTCCTTCGTTTCCTCCTGTGCGGCTAAAAACTCCGCCAGCCGATGCCTTCTGTATCTTAATTGGTCTTTTCCCCATTCAGCAGTGGCAACGATGACATGAATGATCGCTTCTTTTGTTTCCACCTTCATCACCTTTTCTCTCTGTTTGCGGCTATAATCTTTTTTTCACCGCGTTTTTCGCATATTGAACAAAACACCACGTTGCTTTGATGAAATGAAGCCGTTCAATTTCCCTGTAGACAAACCACGTTTTTTTCGCAGCCTTCCATTTGTTGCTGGATATCGAGTTACCTACAAGCCGATATTCAGCCAGGCATTCATTCATTCCATAAGCGGTAAATCCTTTTTTCAAAAGGGACAGCCATGTGGCCAAGTCCTGCCGCGTTCTGATATTCGGCATTTTGATCTGTCCCGTTTGCTCTCTGTCAATCATCACCGTCAAGCAGCCGATAATCGTATTTTTCAGGGCATCATCGTACGTCAGGCTTTCCGGGGCACCAATAAATTTATCAAGCGGGGTCCCGTCCTGCTCCATTAAGCTGTAGCCTGTGAAAGAAAATGCACAGGAACGCTCCATCATAAAATCGAGTTGCTTTTCCAATTTATCTTTTTTCCATTTGTCGTCACTGTCCAAAAATGCCACATAACGCCCTTGGGCACGCTCCAATGCTTTGTTTCTCGCAACCGCAGCTCCGCTGTTCTCCTCCAGACAAATCACATGAATTCTTTCATCTATCTTTTCATACTGCTGTAAAATGTCGCGTGTGCCATCTGTTGAGCAATCATCCACGATAATCATTTCCCATTGAGAATGGCTCTGTTCTAACACTGAATGTATCGTGTCTTCAATATAGTCACGCGCATTATAAGAAGGCGTAATGACAGATACAAGAGGTTTCCAATTGGTCATGATCACATCTCCATCGTATGATTTTAAAAGGATTCCCTGAAGAATTCAGGAATGACAACGAACATAAAGGCAATCGTGAGGCCGATCATAACGCCGAGAACCGCTTTCTTTTTCGGGGACATTCCCCCGCCTGACGCCTCACTTACGGTTTCAGAATCAGTGACACTGGCCGCTTTCAAATTAAGCTGCGTGTTTTTCAGCTCATACAAAAATCTCTCTTTATCCACTTTGGAATCCTCGCTTACCGTCTCACCTTCGAGCGCGTCTATGCTGCGGCGGATGACGGCTTCTCTTTCCGCATACAGTTTTTGATCGTTTTTGAGAAAGGCGGAGGAAATGGCGTTCAAGACGGATTCCGTTCTCTCCTTATCCTCGTCGCTATAGCTCAAGGTCAGTAAAGCTTTAGATTCCGTTTTGATGGTTAGCTTTTCTTTGATTTGTGCCAAATCTTCATCCTTTTCGTCAGGAAGCGCCTCCTTCAAAAAAGAATCACTTTTGAGCAGAAGCGGAATCTCCTCTGTGCTGTTATAAACCGGATGATCATAGCTCCCTACAGCCAAAGTGTTCTCGGCTGTATAGCTTTTTTGATCAGCGATCTGTGACGGCAGGATATACCCCGCGGCACCTAATATAATGGGTAATGCTATGATCCAAATGATATTTTTTTTAATGCGCCGGGCTATTCTTATCAATATATCGTTCATATAAGTCTCCCTGCTTTTCGTAGTCTGTTTATCTGTACATTGGTTCCGGCATCTGTCTGGACCGCCTTAACACATTCACGGCGGCGATGACGAGCGCGAGAAACACCCAATGGAAAAATAAATTTGAAACAGAGCTCGGGCTGATACTGGACACCAGGAAACTGATCAGAGCGGTAATAAGTCCTTCTGTGATCAGTTTTGACTGATTTTCTAATTTTCTTTCATAAAATTTGTAAAGCACCCAGATGAGGTAAGCATAAACGGCCAGATATCCCAGCATGATGAACAAGCCAAAGTTAGCAAGGATTTCAACGAGCCAGTTGTGCACCTCTGCCACGTTGTCAGTGTCATATAAAGCGTGATGCTCAAGATAATAGGATACATTCCCTGCTCCGACTCCGAATCCGTATGAATCAAGGAAAAAGTGCCATGCGTTTTTCAGCAGATTGGCCCTGGCCACATTTGATGGAAGCCTGTCATGAAATGAATGCAGCGTCTGCGGGGCCAGAAACAGCTCCCAAAACTTTGAATACATTCTGCTGGCGAAAAGAACGGCAAAAATGGTGATTCCCGCCGCTGACAGCCATATGGCTATTTTCTTTAAAACAGGCGGCAATACAATGAAGATATAGACAGCAACGCCTGCAAAAATCCCCAGAAGGCTGGCTCTTGAACCGGTAGCAAAAATTAAATACAACGCACAGAGCGAGAGCACAAGACCAATCGCCTTGAGGTATCCATTCTTTATGTTTTTCACCATCGTGATGTAAAAAAAGAAGCTGATCGATAAAAAGGTTGCAAAGTCATTTTGATTAAAAAAGACCGAGGTCGGATAATGCTGCTTATATTCCGGCCCGCTGTACAGCGTGGAACTCGGAAGATGATGATGGGTGATATGATTGTAAAAACCAATGAGCATCAGGAATACTGTCATCACCAGCCAAATGGTATAAACAATCATCAGCCGCTCCATTTTTTGGACGTACATGACAATGAGGTAAATGAAGAAAATTCCCATTGCCAATAAGGCCAAATATTTGATCCCGGCTGTCACTGACTTAGCCCATAGCAGAGAAACGAGTCCGTATATAAACCAAAAGGCGAAAAAGAGCAATATGCCTTTCACTTGCAGTCCGTTCCATCTTTCAATATGTGTCCGGTTCCGAACCATACCGATCACATGGAGGCATCCCGCTGCAATAAGCAAAAGCCTATAAAGGAATAAACTGAAAAATCCGAGATGAATGGCGAAAAATGCATTATTTAAAAAAGTGCAGGCGATCAAAATATAGATGATAGCCATAAAGAGCCGGTCTTTTGTCGTAAATGCGGTTGCAAGCGTCAGCGCAAACAAACCGATCGCCAACACCGCAAGCAGGGCAGCCATCTGCATGAAGCCTATATCTTTACGGATGGCGCCCAGCAATAGGACGGCTCCAAATATGGCAGCGGCCAGTAACGTAAGCGTATGAACCGCTGAACGTTTGATACTCACATGTTTAACCCCTTTCCTGATGTTTCAGGAGCCGGCGGCCGAGCCTAGCAGCCGGCAGCTTCAACCAAGTAACACTTTTTCTTTTTATAAATTGACGCTCCCCAAGTCTTTAGCCAATTCCTCGAGCGGCAAGCCCGGAAAGTACTTGTCAGAAGG
Proteins encoded:
- the tuaF gene encoding teichuronic acid biosynthesis protein TuaF; the encoded protein is MNDILIRIARRIKKNIIWIIALPIILGAAGYILPSQIADQKSYTAENTLAVGSYDHPVYNSTEEIPLLLKSDSFLKEALPDEKDEDLAQIKEKLTIKTESKALLTLSYSDEDKERTESVLNAISSAFLKNDQKLYAEREAVIRRSIDALEGETVSEDSKVDKERFLYELKNTQLNLKAASVTDSETVSEASGGGMSPKKKAVLGVMIGLTIAFMFVVIPEFFRESF
- the tuaH gene encoding teichuronic acid biosynthesis protein TuaH; its protein translation is METKEAIIHVIVATAEWGKDQLRYRRHRLAEFLAAQEETKEVIWVCPAPRTQGNEFQDVYSGIRQFAVKDLLQKKMFRFGRYTDVFYRHKLSPLLDELASASANGERCCLWYTFPGFPLLSSLYPWDQVIYDCSDLWAAPISGRSNLLSEFRRKVIKSAELRIIHRADSITCSSDYLHKEVDKKLSARREKVHTVENGVEYELFSANKAVPDRSILQGREGTVLGFIGGIKPKLDFKMIEEAALQKPDWTFLWVGPDATNGDVSFQELLKLPNVIWTGPADPKEVPHYMELIDIGIMPYKQSSYNQAVFPLKLFEFLAAGKPVVGSNLPSTSKMQKPYVYEYVEGDHPLDFIAACEKVRGHNGDETYKEMRRNIARAQDWNCLFKQIMKYTGIQKHA
- the tuaG gene encoding teichuronic acid biosynthesis protein TuaG, giving the protein MTNWKPLVSVITPSYNARDYIEDTIHSVLEQSHSQWEMIIVDDCSTDGTRDILQQYEKIDERIHVICLEENSGAAVARNKALERAQGRYVAFLDSDDKWKKDKLEKQLDFMMERSCAFSFTGYSLMEQDGTPLDKFIGAPESLTYDDALKNTIIGCLTVMIDREQTGQIKMPNIRTRQDLATWLSLLKKGFTAYGMNECLAEYRLVGNSISSNKWKAAKKTWFVYREIERLHFIKATWCFVQYAKNAVKKRL
- the tuaE gene encoding teichuronic acid biosynthesis protein TuaE, giving the protein MSIKRSAVHTLTLLAAAIFGAVLLLGAIRKDIGFMQMAALLAVLAIGLFALTLATAFTTKDRLFMAIIYILIACTFLNNAFFAIHLGFFSLFLYRLLLIAAGCLHVIGMVRNRTHIERWNGLQVKGILLFFAFWFIYGLVSLLWAKSVTAGIKYLALLAMGIFFIYLIVMYVQKMERLMIVYTIWLVMTVFLMLIGFYNHITHHHLPSSTLYSGPEYKQHYPTSVFFNQNDFATFLSISFFFYITMVKNIKNGYLKAIGLVLSLCALYLIFATGSRASLLGIFAGVAVYIFIVLPPVLKKIAIWLSAAGITIFAVLFASRMYSKFWELFLAPQTLHSFHDRLPSNVARANLLKNAWHFFLDSYGFGVGAGNVSYYLEHHALYDTDNVAEVHNWLVEILANFGLFIMLGYLAVYAYLIWVLYKFYERKLENQSKLITEGLITALISFLVSSISPSSVSNLFFHWVFLALVIAAVNVLRRSRQMPEPMYR
- a CDS encoding MraY family glycosyltransferase yields the protein MLDERMIRIVVAFIVSLLTVLIITPIVKRIAIKIGAVDQPSNRKVHDKIMPRMGGLAIFIGVVAGVLASGIYTETRMTAITAGAFIIIVLGILDDKFQLSAKVKFLVQLGVAIMIVSTGLKMDFFSVPFLAERFELGWMAYPLTVLWIVGITNAINLIDGLDGLAAGLSVIGLSTIAVMALSGGKVLILSLSLVVIASTLGFLFYNFHPAKIFMGDTGSLFLGYCISILSLLGLYKSVTLFSIVIPIIILGVPIFDTTFAIIRRILNKQPISAPDKSHIHHRLMAFGLSHRMSVLVIYLIGFIFSISAIVLKSATIWLSLFIIFILIIFMQIIAEVTGLVNEKFKPFTKFYKRLVKRN